TAAATTTGTAAGAACTGAACAGAAATTCATCTATGAAAAAGATAAGCATCGCCAGCGACCATGCAGGTTACGCGTATAAAGAAGCGATTAAAAAACATTTCGCCGGGCAATACCAGATCGAAGATTTTGGTACCTTTTCGGAAGACTCGGTAGATTACCCCGATTTTGTGCACCCAAGTGCAGAATCAGTAGAAACCGGCCGTAATGAACTTGGCATCCTTATATGTGGCAGCGGAAACGGCGTGCAGATGACGGCGAACAAACATAAAGCAATTCGCTGTGCACTTTGCTGGATGCCCGAACTCGCAGAACTGGCAAGAAAGCACAACAATGCAAACATGATCGCGCTGCCGGCCCGCTTCATTGCGGTAGAATTGGCTATTGACGTTGTGGAAAAATTCCTTACAACTGATTTTGAAGCCGGACGGCATCAGCTGCGGGTAGATAAGATCCCGTGCTAAATTTCATTTAATATTACAAATAAAAATATGGCTAAAAAAAGCAAATTTATATCTCATAAAAACAATCAGAAACTCCAGGATCTTGGACGTTTGATATTGGGTTTTATGAACAAGCAGTCCACTAAAATATATAATTACAAGCAAATTGCAGACGGCATCGACTACCGGAACCCGCGCCAGCGAGAACTTGTAATTCAAGCGCTGCACCGACTCCTTTCGGATCAGCGTGTAAAAGAGGTAGAAAAAGGCAAATACATCATCAATCTTAAGATAGAAGGTACTGTTTCCGGTACAATTGATTTCAACCAGGCAGGTAATGCATACGTAAAAGTAGAAGAATTTGATGATGATGTCTTCATTCATTCAAAAAACGTAAAGGATGCGCTTCAGGGAGATCAGGTTCTTATCGTGACTTACCATTTTAAAGGGAAGAAACTTGAAGGATCCGTTTTGGAAGTCATCAAAAGAAACCGTGAAGAATTTGTGGGTACTTTTCAGTTGATTAACCATAAGGATTTCGGATTCGTGGTTTGCGATAAAAAGACCATAAATACAGACATTTTTGTACCCAAAGGAAAGATTGGAGGTGCTCAGGATGGTGATAAAGTAGTGGTGAAGATGACCGACTGGAAATCCGGCGAAAAAAACCCTGAAGGAGAAATCATCAAGGTTTTAGGTGCTCCCGGCGAACACGAAACCGAGATACACTCTATTTTAGCTGAGTATGGCCTGCCCTACTCTTTCCCGGCCGAAGTGGAAAAAGAAGCCGATGATATCGACAGGACAATTCATGATTCTGAAGTTGCCAAACGCCGCGATATGCGCGGGATCTGCACATTTACAATAGACCCGAAAGACGCAAAAGATTTTGATGATGCGCTTTCAATTCAGAAATTAAATAACGGTAACTGGGAAATTGGCGTACACATCGCCGATGTTTCGCATTACGTACAACCGGGCACTTTGCTCGATGACGAAGCGTATGACCGTGCAACATCAGTGTATTTAGTCGACCGTGTGGTGCCGATGCTTCCTGAGGTTTTAAGTAATGATGTCTGCTCACTAAGGCCAAACGAAGATAAATATACGTTTTCAGCCGTTTTTGAAATGGACGAAAATGCAGACGTGGTGAATGAATGGTTCGGCAGAACCGTGATCCATTCAGACCGCAGATTTGCTTATGAAGAAGCGCAGGAAAGAATAGAAACAGGCACTGGCGACCTTGCTGAAGAAATTTTAACGCTCGACCGTCTCGCGAAGATCCTCAGAAAAGAGAGAATTAGAAACGGAGCAATTACTTTCGACCGCAGCGAAGTTAGGTTCAACCTGGACGAAAACAGCGAACCGATTGGCGTTTACTTTAAAATCAGTAAAGATTCCAACCATCTGATTGAAGAATTTATGCTTTTGGCCAACCGGAAAGTATCAGAATTTATATCGCTTAACAGAAAAGGAGAACCCACAGCAAATACTTTCATCTATAGAATTCACGATGATCCCGATCCTACTAAATTAGAGGCTTTAAGAGATTTCGTGGGTACTTTTGGCTATCAGATGGATCTCGCGAATACCAAAAAAGTTGCCGAGTCTTTAAACAGATTATTGCAGGATGTAAAAGGTAAAGGTGAAGAAAATATGATTGAGACGCTCGCAATGCGTTCGATGAGTAAGGCCGTATATTCCACCAATCCTATTGGTCACTATGGTTTAGGATTCGATTTTTATTCACATTTCACCTCCCCGATCCGGCGTTATCCTGATCTTATCGCACACAGGCTTTTGCAGCACTATCTGGATGGCGGCAAGTCTCCAAATAAACAGGATTACGAAGAAAAAAGCAAGCACTGCAGCGCCATGGAGCGTTTGGCAGCCGATGCGGAAAGAGATTCTATCAAATTCATGCAGGTGAAATTCATGGAGAAACATTTGGGTGAAGAGTTCACCGGCGTTATTTCGGGAGTTGCAGATTTTGGTTTCTGGGTTCAGATTCCGGAAAACGGTGCTGAAGGACTTATAAAACTCCGCGATCTGATGGACGATTCTTACTCATACGACCCGAAAAACCACCTCGTACACGGCGCTAGAACGGGCAACCAGTTCCAGTTGGGCGATAAGGTGAGAATTAAAGTAATGAAAGCCAATTTAATTCAGAAACAACTCGATTTTAAAATCATCACTGATTAAGCTATTTCTTCAGCACTTGCCGGAAATACCACAGTAGATTGTTACCTTATGATAGAACTTATTTTATCGGCGGTCGGATTAGGGATCATGCTCAGTCTTGTTTTTATCGGGCCCATTTTCTTTTTGTTAATTGAAACCAGTTTTTGCCGCGGGCCGAAACATGCGATAGCACTTGATTTCGGAGTGATTGTAGCGGATATTCTGTGTATTGCCGCTGCTTTTTTTGCGAGCGGCGATCTGGTGCAGATCATCGACAAACATCCGGGTTTTTACAGGATAACAGCCTTTATTATCCTGATTTACGCGGTTTATATGATCGTATCAAAAACAAAAATGCACCTTCCGGGCGAAGAGAAACTTATCGGACAGAATTATTTTAAAACCTTCCTGAACGGTTTCTTTTTTAATATTTTAAACATCGGGGTCGTTCTATTTTGGTTGGTAACCGTTATTTCGGTGCGCAATGCCTATCCCAAACTGGATGATTTTATGTTGTACATGGCCCTCGTTGTGTCGACATATCTGGTGATTGATTTTCTTAAGATTTACCTTGCCAAGCAGTTCCATTATAAACTTACCGATAAGCTGGCAACCCAGATCCGGAAAGGTGTCGGGTATATTTTAATCGTTTTCAGTATATTCATTTTCCTTCAGAGCTTTAAGAAATTCAATCAGTTCGACAGACAGTTGGAGGAAGCAGAACAAACCCAACAAAAACCGCGATAATGCGTACAACTGTATTTCCGGCATCATTAAAAAATGGTGATAAAATCGCGGTGATTTCGCCGGCAGGCTCGGTGAACGAAATTCAACTCGAAAAGGGTTTGGAGTTAATAAAATCAAAAGGCTATGAAGCTGTTTTAGGTCCGAATCTTTATACTGAATTTTCGCGCGGCTACTCATATGCCGGCACGGAGACCGAAAGGATTTCCGATATGAACTGGGCGCTGAACGACAGTGAAATTGCAACTGTATGGACGTCAAGAGGCGGCTACGGCTGCCAGCATCTGCTTCCACATATTAAACTCGATGGCTTCCGGAAAAATCCGAAATGGTACATTGGTTATTCCGATAACACGGCGGTACAAAGTTACCTGCTTAAAAAAGGTTACGCTTCATTGCATGCGCAGACGGTAAAAACCTCAGGCTTTGGCGTAAGTGACGAGAGTTACGCGCTTACATTTGATATTTTAGAAGGTAAATTGCCCTCGTATGCGATACCAAATAACAGGTTTAACAGGTGCGGTTCCGTTACCGGCCAATTGGTTGGAGGCAATCTGGCATTAATTTATGCATTGCTCGCCACACCCTACTCGTTCGACTTCAAGGACAGAATACTTTTTATCGAAGATATTGGCGAGAAATTTTACGCGCTGGACCGAATGCTGATGTCGCTTGAACTTGCAGGAGTTTTTAAGAAAATTAAAGGTCTCATCGTGGGCGGAATGACCCTGATGGAAGACGAAAATGACAATAAAGACTACGAAAAAAATTTTGACGATTTTGCCTACAGCATTATCTCGGAACGCATTTCCGGCTATGATTTCCCGGTACTTTTCGGTTTCCCAAATGGCCATATTTTCGAAAACTGGCCGCTGATCATCGGTGCTGATGTTAAAGTGGAAGTTGGTGACTCATCTAAAATTACGTTTTAATGGACTATTTAGACATTTCGAAGTATCTGTTGGCCACATTGCTTATTATTGCGGGGATTCTGCATTTTATTCAGCCGAAATTTTTCGAAAGAATTGTTCCGAAGTATCTTCCAGCAGCGAAATTATTAGTCCTGCTTAGCGGTATCGCGGAAGTTATTTGCGGCGTATTGCTCATCACCCATCAGACGCAAAGTATTGGAGCCTATCTTACAATTGCGTTACTGATCGCGGTTTTCCCGGCAAATATCGAGATGGCAAGACTTTATTATGTGAAGAAAAAGAAAGGTTTTTGGATCACGGTTTTACGGTTGCCTCTGCAGATTCTGCTGATTTGGTGGGCATTTAAATTCATTGAATAATGGCTGATCATAACGATTTCGGAAAGCTTGCGGAAGACCTTGCGGCAGATTTTCTTGCCCGGAAAAATTATCGCATTTTAGCCCGGAATTTCCGCTATCAAAAAGCAGAGATCGACATCATTGCCCAATTTCAGGAGGTTATTGTGATTGTAGAAGTGAAAGCCAGAAGTTATGACACCCTTATTGAGCCTCAGGAGGCAGTGACAAAAAAGAAAATTAAATCCATTGTTCTGTGTGCAGACTTCTACATGCAGCAAAGCAATATCGACCGGGAAGTGCGTTTTGATATCATCACAGTATTGCCCGATAAGTCGGGAGCGCTGCAGATTAATCACATCGAAGATGCTTTCCAGAGTTTCGATGCCAATTAAAATTAATAATAAGTGAAAACAGCATTCATCACCGGAGCTACTTCCGGTATAGGTAAGGCCACCGCAAGACTGCTTGCGTCGCAAGGTTTCAGGCTTATTCTGTGTGGCAGACGAGCTGATGCATTAAAAGAAATATCTGCTGAACTTTCAGCTTTAACCGAAATATTTAGTTTGAATTTTGATCAGCGTAACCGGGATGAGGTTGAAACTTCGTTCAAGTCGCTTCCTTCAGAGTGGCAGACGGTTGATGTGCTTATCAATAACGCAGGAAATGCGCACGGCCTCGATTCGATTGCAGACGGAAATCCGGATGACTGGGATGCTATGCTAGACGGAAACGTAAAAGGGTTGCTTTATGTTTCTAAAATGATCATTCCGGGTATGAAAGAAAGAAATTCCGGTCACATCGTGAACATTTCTTCGGTTGCAGCACGACAAACCTATGCAAATGGAGTAGTGTACTGCGCGTCTAAACGTGCGGTTGATGTTATTTCAGAAGGGATGCGGCTGGAACTGACAGAGTTTGGAATTAAAGTCACCAACATTCAGCCAGGTCTTGTGGAAACTGATTTTTCGAAAGTCCGTTTCAAAGGTGATGAAGAAAGAGCCGATGCGGTTTATCAAGGCTATAAAGCTTTGGAAGCGAAGGATATTGCGGATGCGATTTCATACTGCATCAGCGCGCCCGAACACGTTACTATTTCGGATTTAACGATTTACCCGAAAGTTCAGAGCGAACCAAGAACAGTTTATAAAAATTTATAAAAGCTAATGAATGGGCGGTTTTTACCTCCAAATATTCAACACGACATGAAAATCCTACACATCGAAACCTCTTCCAGAAACTGTTCAGTCGCAATCTCCGATGGTGATGAACTTTTATGTCTGTGCGAAGAAGTCTCTGAAAACTATAAACAGTCCGAAAGCCTCCACACCTTTGTAGAATGGGCGTTGGAAGGTGCCGGAATTGCACTGAATGATCTTGATGCAGTGTCGCTGGGCATGGGTCCCGGATCTTACACCGGCCTGCGTATCGGCTCTTCTGCGGCCAAAGGATTCTGTTATGGCCTCCAAATTCCGCTTATCGCCGTTAATTCTCTTGAAACGATGATTGAGCCGTTTCTAGATCAGAACTTCGACTTCATCGTTCCATTGCTTGATGCCAGGCGAATGGAGGTTTATACAGCCCATTTCGACGGAAATTCAGGGCAGATGCTCACGCAAACCGAAGCCAGTATAATCGACCAAGATTCTTTTCAGGAATTTCTCGGTAAGAAAGTCGTGTTTGTGGGTGATGGTGCTTTAAAAGCCAAAGGGGTTCTGCAACTTCCCGACGCAGAATTTAACTCAGATGTTTATCCGTCGGCAAAATTCCTGATCAAAAAAGCGGTTGAAAAATTCAGGAACAAAGATTTTGAGGACGTAGCTTATTTTGAACCTTTTTATCTGAAAGAATTTCAAGGACTTAAAAAAAAGAAAACCGAAGATTAACTTCGGTTTTTTATTATTTTATTAAGGCCTCTTGCGGTGGATTCATGATTGTCGGCTGAGAAATGTTACCGTTACGTGGTTTTCGGGGCGTTCTCGTTTCCGAATTTCCCGGTGCACGCGGGAAACCCTGCGGCTGCACCTGTGCAGGTCTGTCCCCTGCTGGCTGATCGGGTGTTGTAGCGGCGGGCATCGCATCCGCCTTATTTCCCATCTCATCGGTCATTTCAAGCGTTAAATCACTTCGGAGGTATTTCAGCATTTCTTCGGCCTTCGCACCTTCTAGGGTTTTGGAGTAATTCAGCGCAATTTGCTCAAGTTGAAGGATCATTATTTCTTTTCCTACGGTTTTTCCTGAATTGAACGCATTGAGAAGCGCAAACTTAGGTACAAGCGCGTCTTTCGGATATTGCTGGAGCGCAGATTCAATCATCGATCTACTTTCGTCATATTGGCCTGCCGAATAAAGATCAAACGCCTGCGAATAAATTTTCTCCACTTCTTCAGAAGATTTCGCGAAAGTATTGTCGCGTGGGTTTTTCACAAATTCCGCATACGAGGTGTATGGAAATTCGGTTAAAATCATTTGCTTCGCTCTTTCTGCAGTTGCGGGGTCTTTTTCGTAATTAAAAGCGAAAATACTGTATAATGCCTGTAGTTTGGTGTCTTCCTGAGGCTGCGCATAAACAAGGTCATACAGCGTTCTGCTCGCAAGCGGAGTATCAGAAAAATAAGCTTCGTACATTCTTCCAAGCCCTAAGGTGGCGGTATCTCGCGCATTTTTAAGGGCTAAAATTTCATCTGAATTTGTTGGAATTTTTTCGATATAAAAGCTGGGTTCCAGTCGGCGCGGATCCGGAGCAGAGGCAATGCCCATCGCTTCGTTTTTCATATCTTCAATGGAGTTGCTTCGTGCAGAAGTACGCCAGTTGTCGCTGAGCCCGCGGCTACCCCACATTTGTTTAAAGGTAGATTCACCTTTCGCCACTGTGCTCTGGTTGGCGAAATAAAAACCGCCTTTGCCGCCTTCAAAATCCTGAAAACCACCTTGGCTTCCTGCGAAAACAGAGTTGGCAGCATAATCTCCCGTATCAAAACCTTTGCTCCGTTCGTCTAGCTTACGCTGTAGTTCTTCCTGAGCTTCCTTGGTTTTGATGGCGTCAATCACTTTGTTGAAGTAAGCAATTCTTTCAGCCTCAGGCATCCTGGTTAATGCAAGAATACTGTCGTTTTTCTTTATTAAATAGTAATTTTTAGAAACTTCTTTGATGTTTTCAGACCGCTGCTGAAGCAAAATTTTTGAAGGTTGATAAGTCATTACCGCAAGTGCCGAATCGTAATAGGCACCTGCCGCCAAGTAGTCGCTGTCCTCAAAGAAACCTCTTCCAATCTCGAAATAACTGAGACCCCGAATTTGCGGATCCGACATTTTTTCTTTCAGTGACTGCGCAAAGAAGGCTTTGGCTTCATCTTTTTTATTTGCGTTGTTGGCCATAATACCCAGCGCATAATAGAACTCATTCTTGCGGGATGCATAGGTTCCTTTTTTACTTATTTTCTCCAGATATTCCCGTGCACCTTCGTAATCATCATCTTTTCCGTTAAATGTTTTTGCAATTTCTACCTGCGACTTCACTTCAAACTCAAAGTTGTTTGCGTTTTTATAGGCTGAGACAAAACTTTCGCGTGCTTCTTCCTTCCGGTCGAGGTTTGCGAGGATCTGTCCGCGTAAAAAAGCAATCCGGCTCCTGAGTTTACTGTTTTTATTTAAACTGTACGCCTCTTCAAGCTGCGCGATTGCCTCTTCTTTTTTACCGGATTCCAAAAGCATTTCAGAGTAATAAAGACTGAGGAGTTTTTGATGGTCTTTCTTTAATTTTTTACTGTTTTTTAAATCAGCGAAAACTTCACCTGCACGGTAATAATCGCCCATTTTAGAATAAGCCAGACCCTGATAAATCCTTGCAAGATCTATCCTTTTATCGTTTCGCATATTGGCAAAAACATAATTTAGTCCGTCTAAAGCTTCAAGAGGCTTATTTTGGTAGATCCGCGATTGTGCGAGCAAGATATTGGCATCAAAAATCTTTTTGTTTTTCTCTTCGCCGCCTTTCATTACAGAATATTTTGCAATAGCCTTCAGCGCTTTAGCTTCTGAAATTTCGAGGATGCTCGCGCCACTTTTTATTCCCGCATTGCTTTGCGCCATTTCGCCCGGAACACCGGGGCCGCCCATTCCAATATTACCGGGTGCGGTATCATCACCAAACATGCCGCCGGCCTGCAGATCCGTGCCTAGAGGTTGCTCATCGTAGGTAAGGAGTTGGATATAAGGAGCGTAGAAATTGTCTACATGTGCATTGTCGCGGTTTTTCAGTTCGGTCTGCAAAGCGTCTTTACTGTTAAAGAGCGTATTGTAGTAGGAGAAAAAACCTTTCATAAATGTAGAATCATCCGATTTCTTCCGTGATGAACACGAACTTAAAACGGTGACTGACAGGAGGAAAAGTATAGTTTTTTTCATTATCTGATAATAACTTTCAATTTAACGTTTTAGTATTGTAAACGCCGTTTATTTTGGTAAAAATAGCAAATTTTTGCTGAGCCGTCTGGGTATTACCAATCTTTTGATTATTGAATTAACTGCTTCTTTCTGCGTAAACTTATCAGCGTAAAAAAACGCATATTTCAACAGCATTTGAGTTTAAATTAATGCAGCAGTTTTCAGAAGCTTTAGAACAGATTTTGGGTTTTATCAATTTAAATGAAAGCTGCCGTTAAACTTCAGAAAATCACAGATTTTTACGCCAATTCGTCTGGCCGCTAACTTTCGCCAATTCAATTTAAAGTCTTAAATTTGCAGTTGCCTTATGAACCAGGATCAAAACATTCACAAAACCGCTAATTTTGCCGTCCTCAGTGTCAGTTTCGAGAAAGCTGATGCAGAAACACGCGGTAAGTTTTCGTTTTTTGATGACAACATAAAAAATTTCGTGACGGAAATTCACGACCAGAATCTGGGCGACGCTTTTGTGGTTTCTACCTGCAACCGCACCGAAATCTACACCACGTCGCAAAACTACCTGCTTATCGCAGAACTTTACTGCAAAACGATTGGAGTAAGCCTTTCTGAATTTATGCTGTATGTGAATATTCTGAAGCATGAGGAAGCGCTTAACCATCTGTTCCGCGTTGCGGCAGGTCTTGAGAGCCAGATTATTGGCGATTTTGAGATCATTGGACAGATCAAAAACGCGTATCACCGCTTCAAAAAAGTAAAAAGAAACGCTAACCCATTTCTCGAGCGCGCGATTAATTCGGCCATTCAGATTTCAAAAAGAATTAAAAACGAAACCGGAATATCCACAGGAGCCGCTTCGGTGTCATACGCCGCAGTTCATTACATCCTAAAAAATCAGCCACATCTTTCCGACAAAAATATTCTCTTGCTCGGCGTGGGAGAAATTGGCCAGAACACGGTAGAAAACCTTGTGAAACATGTGTACAAGCCGCGTGTAAAAGTGGTTAACCGTACGGCCGATAAAGCAGAGAAAATCGCAGAAAAGTATAAAATTCCGCATATTGAGTACGATCAGTTCAACAAAGAACTCAGCCAAACTGACATTCTGATCGTTGCAACGGGTGCTCAGCATCCGATTATCAATAAAACCCATTTCCCTAACGGGAAGGAAACGCTTGTAATTGACCTTTCTATTCCGAATAATGTTGAGAAAAACATCACCGAAAATACCAACGTGCGTTTGGTGGATGTTGACGATCTTTCGCTGCAGATTAACGAAACCATGGTTTCGAGGCAAAAAGAGATTCCGAAAGCGGAAGCTATCATTAAGGAAATGACCAAAGACTTCCTCGAGTGGGAAAAGAAAAGGAAACTGGCCCCAAACATCCATCATTTCAAAGCCGTCCTTAAAAATATGGAGCGCAACGAAATGCATAACATTCACAAAAAACACAAATATGTGGATGTGCACGATATGCAGCTTTCGGATAAAATGATCCAGAAAATCACAAACAGGTTTGCCAAATATATTATCGATAATCCGTGGAAAGCCGACGAAGTGAGCAGGTTGATGCATGAAATTTTAGTTGAACAGCCCAATAACGAATTCAATGAGAAGCATTAAAATCGGTACGCGAAATTCGCCGCTTGCATTGTGGCAGGCGCGGGAAGTAGCACGGCATCTTCAGAATAATAACCACACCACAGACATTACGCCCATCATTTCCAAAGGCGATAAAAACCTGTCGCAACCGCTTTATACGCTCGGCATCACAGGTATTTTTACCAAAGATCTAGATATTGCTCTTTTGAATAATGAGGTTGACATTGCGGTGCATTCACTCAAAGATATTCCGACCCAACTCCCTGAAAATGTAGAGATTATCGCTGTCTTACAACGTGATTATCCACAGGATGTTCTTGTAAGAAAGAAAGATGCTGCTACCTTGGAACTGCACCAGCTCAAAATTGCCACGAGCAGCCTCCGGCGTCGTGCTTTCTGGCTTAAAGAATTCCCAGGGACAGAATTTTCGGATATCCGCGGCAACGTACAGACGCGTCTGACAAAACTTGAAGAGAATGATTTCGACGCGACTATGTTCTCGCTCGCTGCTATTGAAAGAATGGGCTTATCAGTGGATTATGAACATCTTCCACTGATGATTCCCGCGCCCGCGCAAGGTGTTGTGGCCGTGTGCGCAAGAAGCAATGACCCTGAAATCAAGGAACTTTTTAAAGAGATAAATCACCGGGAAACAAGAATCTGCATTGATATAGAAAGAAGTTTCCTAAGTACCTTAGAGGGAGGCTGTACCGCCCCAATTGGTGCTTTTGCTGAAATAAATGACCTCGGCGAAGTTCGGTTTACCGGCCGGATCTGCTCACTTGACGGGCAGAACTGCATTGAGACCGACGAAATCTTCGCATGGAATGAACATGATGATTTCGGCAAAATTTTAGCCGAGAAAATTCTCCAAAATGGCGGTCGGGAGCTGATGCAGGAAATTAAAAGCAAATTATAACGATTACGTCTGATGAAGATTCTGTTCACAAAAAAATTCAATAAAATGATGATTTCCAAGAAATTAGGGAGTCATTTTTCTTATGATTTTGTGGAGGTTATTGCCATCACGCCGATGGAGGTGGAGGCTTTTAACCTTAAGGATCAGTCGCTTATTTTCACAAGCGTTAATGCGGTGCGAAGTTTCTTCAAAAACGGTTTTGAGCCCGACGAAAATTTCGCCAGCAAAAATTATAATAAGATTTACACTGTGGGCATCACCACAAAAAGAGAACTGAGGAAGTTCGGATTCGGAACTTTTAAGGTGACCAAACATGCCAAAGAACTTTCAGAATTCATCATCGAAAACAGCTCCAAAGAGAAATTTCTGCACTTTTGCGGGAATCTTGCGCTGGATGTGCTGAACAAAACCCTGCCGCTTCAAAATGTTTCGTACCGCAAGATTCCGGTGTACGAAACCACGCTGCTTTATCCCCAGATCGCGGGAAATTATGACGCAGTGTGTTTTTTTAGTCCGAGTGGAGTTCGTAGTTTTGCGAAGTTCAATTCATTTGAAAACCTTGCGATATTTTCAATTGGCGAAACCACCGCAAACGAACTTAAAAAATTCACCCAAAACCCTATAATTACCAGTAAAGAAAGCAATCTTGATGATTTGTTGAAGTTAATTTCCGATCATTTATCATGATTGTTTTTAAGACAAAATAAAAGATATGATTAAGAATGACCTGTATTTAAAAGCATTACGAGGAGAAACCGTAGAAAGGCCGCCGGTATGGATGATGAGACAGGCCGGAAGGTTTCTGCCGGAATTCCGCGCACTTCGGGATCAATACGATTTCTTTACGCGTTGCCAGACGCCGGAACTCGCCGCCGAAATCACCATGATGCCTATCCGCCGCTATCCGCTTGATGCTGCGATCTTATTTTCCGATATCCTGGTCGTTCCACAGGCGATGGGAATTAATTTCGAGATGAAAGAAAACCTCGGCCCATGGCTTGAGACCCCAATACGTACTCTGGCGCAGGTTCAGGAAGTTGAAGTTCCTAATGTTAATGATACTTTGGGCTATGTTTTTGATGCCATTGAACTCACCCTTCATAAACTCGATAATAACATTCCGCTCATCGGTTTTGCCGGTTCACCCTGGACGATTTTATGTTATTGTGTAGAAGGGAAAGGCTCGAAAACCTTTGATGTTGCGAAGAAATTCTGTTTTGAGAATCCTGAAGCGGCTCATTTATTACTTCAGAAAATTACCGATACTACAATCGCTTATCTTAAAAGAAAAGTTGAGAAAGGCGTTTCTGCCGTACAGGTCTTCGATTCGTGGGGCGGAATGCTTTCACCGTACGATTATCAGGAGTTTTCATGGCCGTATATCAACCAGATTGTTGAGGCTTTAAGCGAACTCACACATGTTGTGGTTTTCGGTAAAGGCTGCTGGTTTGCGCTGGAGGAAATGACGTTGTCTAAATCTTCTGCATTGGGCGTAGACTGGACAATCCGTCCGGAAATCGCGAGAAAGCTTGTAGGCGAAAACATGACACTTCAAGGAAATTTCGATCCTTCAAGATTATATTCATCGCCTGAAACCATCACAAGAATGGTTCATGAAATGATTAACCGTTTCGGAAAAGATAAATATATTGTGAATTTGGGCCACGGGATTTTACCAAATATCCCTCTGGAAAACGCTGAAGCCTTCATCCGCGCGGTGGTTGACTGGAAGCCGAATTAAGACAAAACTAATTTGTGAATAAATTAAGAAACGCCATTACGGCGTTTCTTTTTTTATGGACTGATCCTGAATTTCATAGTAGCGCAATTCCTCGGTATCATTTGGTAGACGCACTGTTTTAATGTATTTCAAACCGAGTTTTTCTATCAGTTTCTGCGAAGAAAAGTTGTTGTGAGTCGTGATAGCAGAAATGCGGTGGATCCCAAGCTTTGAAAACGCGGCGTCCAGCAGCGCTTTTGCAGCTTCGAAAGCGTAGCCCTTGTTTTCAAATTCAGGCAGCAGCGAAAAGCCGATGTCGTATACATCAAGTCCATCCCGCTCGAAAATCCCGACAGCGCCGAGTTTTTCGTGATCTAATTTCCGAAAAATTACATAATTTCCGAAACCCAGTTTTTGCGCCAGTGGAAGAAAGCGCGCGATTATGTATTTGCGGGCATCTTCGGGTGAGCCAATGTTTCTGTCGCCAATAAATTCGATGAACTTGGGTTCATTGTAAAGTCTGAAAATCAGATCTGCATCTGCTTCCGAAATTGCTTTCAGCGTCAGCCGTTCTGTTTCCACGGTGTTTAATTGTTGCATTG
This window of the Flavobacteriaceae bacterium 3519-10 genome carries:
- a CDS encoding Uroporphyrinogen III decarboxylase, with protein sequence MIKNDLYLKALRGETVERPPVWMMRQAGRFLPEFRALRDQYDFFTRCQTPELAAEITMMPIRRYPLDAAILFSDILVVPQAMGINFEMKENLGPWLETPIRTLAQVQEVEVPNVNDTLGYVFDAIELTLHKLDNNIPLIGFAGSPWTILCYCVEGKGSKTFDVAKKFCFENPEAAHLLLQKITDTTIAYLKRKVEKGVSAVQVFDSWGGMLSPYDYQEFSWPYINQIVEALSELTHVVVFGKGCWFALEEMTLSKSSALGVDWTIRPEIARKLVGENMTLQGNFDPSRLYSSPETITRMVHEMINRFGKDKYIVNLGHGILPNIPLENAEAFIRAVVDWKPN
- a CDS encoding GNAT family acetyltransferase: MNLKRTAMQQLNTVETERLTLKAISEADADLIFRLYNEPKFIEFIGDRNIGSPEDARKYIIARFLPLAQKLGFGNYVIFRKLDHEKLGAVGIFERDGLDVYDIGFSLLPEFENKGYAFEAAKALLDAAFSKLGIHRISAITTHNNFSSQKLIEKLGLKYIKTVRLPNDTEELRYYEIQDQSIKKETP